CTTATGCTGCAATAGAAGTCAAATCATTATTGAATTTTGCTAAAGCTGGAAAATCAGTTTTTAGTTTCAGGAAAAAATATAAAGTTGATAAAATCCTTGTCCTTTCTGAAAACTTCTCTTGTTATGACAGAGTAAAGCAGATATGCTTTCTTCCTATCCCTTTTTTATAGCACTGTGAATCTATTTATGTCTTGAGCGGTATTTGATTACCTTTACCTTTTCCTTTGTGATCAATCCTTCCTGCACCACTTCATCTAAGAAGGGTTGGATTTCAGCTATTTTCTCCTCATGGTCGACAATTTCGATTACTATTGGCAAGTCTTCAGAGAGCCGCAGTACCTTTGCAGCATGGATCCTCGAATGAGCGCCAAATCCCATTATTCCTTTGAGCACTGTTACTCCTGCCAATCCCAATTCCTTGGCTTTGAGAAGTATGGCTTCATAAAGAGGTTTCCCTTTATATGTGTCTGCTTCCCCAAT
This portion of the Candidatus Schekmanbacteria bacterium genome encodes:
- a CDS encoding DUF190 domain-containing protein, with protein sequence MKLPEDGVLLRIFIGEADTYKGKPLYEAILLKAKELGLAGVTVLKGIMGFGAHSRIHAAKVLRLSEDLPIVIEIVDHEEKIAEIQPFLDEVVQEGLITKEKVKVIKYRSRHK